In a single window of the bacterium genome:
- a CDS encoding PqqD family protein, with translation MRDTDTAATIFRRRPDVSFTSFGDELLVVAPAQSWQIVLNGPGKRLFELLDGERAAGDLADALLEDCEEPLPPREEVVADVLELLGDLENKGAVQRV, from the coding sequence ATGCGCGACACCGACACTGCGGCGACGATCTTTAGGCGCCGGCCCGACGTTTCCTTCACCTCCTTCGGCGACGAGCTGCTCGTCGTCGCCCCCGCGCAGTCGTGGCAGATCGTGCTCAACGGCCCGGGCAAGCGGCTGTTCGAGCTGCTCGACGGCGAGCGCGCGGCGGGCGACCTGGCCGACGCGCTGCTCGAGGATTGCGAGGAGCCGCTGCCGCCGCGGGAGGAAGTCGTCGCCGACGTGCTCGAACTGCTCGGCGACCTCGAGAACAAGGGCGCCGTGCAGCGGGTCTGA